Genomic DNA from Nocardioides aquaticus:
GGGGACCCGGCCCCGGACCCGCCACGTCCCGGCCACCTGGCTGGTGACCCTGCGCGTCACGGTGGTGCTGCCCACCACGGCGTGGTCGGCGATCGAGGGCAGGTTCACCGTGCCCGCGGCGCGGCTCTCGACCCCGGTGTCGAGACCCTGCTCGGTGAGCAGGCCGTACCACTGGCGCGGCGTCGAGGTGATGAACAGGCCCGGCCGGTCCATGGCGGCCGGGGCGACCTGACCGGCGCCCTGCGCGAAGGCGTCGCGGGAGGACCCGCCCTTCTCGGTACGCGTGCTGGTCGCCGTCGTCATCATCGCCGACTGGACCATCTGGGGCGTCCAGGTCGGGTTCTCGGCCATCAGCAGGGCACCGAGCCCGGCGATGTGCGGGGCGGCCATCGACGTGCCGGAGTAGAGGTCGAAGTCGCGGTCGCTGTTGGACGGGGGCGCCACGGCCGCGAGCACGCTCTGCCCGGGGGCCGCGATGTCGGGCTTGAGGATGTCGCTGTCGTTGGCCAGGGCGGGGCCGCGGGAGGAGTAGCCCGAGACGACCGGCAGCGGGGCGCTGGCCTCCTCCGACTCGTTGCCCGGCAGCAGGGCGGCGGTCGGCGTCTCGGCGGTGTCGAGGTAGGCCGAGACCGCCGGCAGCGCGGTGTCGGGCAGGTGCACCGTGGGCACCGCGTGCAGGTCCGCGTCCAGGCTGCTGGCAGCCGGGTTGACCAGGATCATCGCGACCCCGCCGGCACGCTCGACCTCGGCGGACTTGGCCACGCGGTCGTAGGTGCCCCGGAGGCAGAGCACGACCGAGCCGTCGACCGCGGCGTCGTCCAGGGTGTCGGGGCCGCAGAGCGCGGCCTCGCCCGGGTCGGCACCCGCGGCGACCGCGTCGGCGGCGTCGACCAGCGGGGTCTGCGCGGGCAGGCCCTCACGGTCCACCATCGCGCCGAGGTAGGTGCTGCCGTCACCGAGCTCGACGGTGCCCTCGAAGTTCCGGTAGGTCGAGGAGGCCACCGTGGTCAGCCACGGGCTGTTGTGGGCCACGGTCGAGGCGGTGGGCCCGCTGTTGCCGGCGGAGGCCGCGACGAAGACGCCGGCGTCGGCGGCGCCGGCGAAGGCGATCTCGACCGGGTCCACGACGGTCTCCAGCGCACCCGAGATCGAGAAGTTGATGACGTCGACGCCGTCACGCACCGCGTCGTCGATCGCTGCGAGGATCGCGTCGGTGTAGCAGCCACCGGTGTCGGGGTCGGTGTCCTCCCAGCAGACCTTGTAGGAGGCGATCGAGGCGCCCGGGACCATGCCGGTGACCTCGCCGAAGTCGATGCCGTCGACGGTGACGCCCCGCACGACGTTGCCGGCGGCGGTGCTCGCGGTGTGGCTGCCGTGGCCACCCCCGTCGCGCGGGGAGAGGAACTCGGCCGGGGAGTACTCGTCCTCGGGGACGCTGTCCACGAAGGTGTCCGGGTAGGCCCGGGCGCCGATCAGCTTGGTCGAGCAGTCGGCGACCGCGAACTCCTCGCCGGTCTCGCACGCGCCGCGGAAGGTGCCGCCGTCGGACTTGCGCATCGTGGTGGTGCCCAGCGGGTCGACCGTGGCGTCCCAGGGCCCGGTCGGGGTGACGCTGAGCGGGTCGCCGGTGAACGACGGGTTCTCCGGCCAGATCCCGGTGTCGAGGTCGCCGACCACGATGCCGGACCCGGCACCGCGCTGCGAGCCGGCCTGCTTCTTCCAGACGCCGCGCTTGCCGTACATCCCGAGGAACGAGGCGGAGTTGTCGCGGGCGTCGATCGAGCGGGCCTCGACCGGGAGGACGGCGTAAACATCCTTGTCGGCGGACAGCTCGGCGGCCTGCTCGGCGCTGAGCTCGGTCGCGAACCCGTTCGTGGCCACGGTGTAGCTGCGGACCACCTCGGCCCCGACCGCGGAGGCCGTGCTGCGCTGCTGGCGGGCCAGGAAGGAGCGGTAGTCACCGAACGCCGACGTCCCGGTGCGCAGCGACTCCCCCGGGGCCGCCTTGGTCGGGGCGAGCCCCGGGGTGCCGCCGTCGTAGGCCGCGATGCTCGGCTGCGTCAGCAGCACGATGTAGCGGCCGTCCTCGAAGGTCTCCGCCGACCGCAGGTCGGCCGCACCCGGGTCGATCTCGCGCAGCCCCCCTGCCTCGTCGGCGGCCTGGGCGGCCTGGGCGGGCGACAGCGTCGCGACCATGGCGGCCGCGAGCACCCCCGCCGAGAGGGCGCCGAGCGTGCGGCGGCGTGCGGCACTTCCGGGGTGGGGCAGGGACACGGGATCTCCTCGAGGACCGGCCGCGCGCCAGGTCCAGAGGGCCCGGTCGTGAACACGGCTGCTGGCACACTCCGCCCGACCCCTGACGATGTCAAGGCTCCACGCCACGACCAGGGACGATCTCCCGCGTCCGCGGCTCCGGGCAGGACGTCCTGCGGTCCGGCCCGGAGCCCTGGTGCTGCGTCAGACGGGGAACGCGCCGCCCGAGGCCGCGAGGTCGCGCAGCCACGGCGTCGGCCGGAAGCGCTCGCCGTACGCCTCG
This window encodes:
- a CDS encoding S8 family serine peptidase yields the protein MSLPHPGSAARRRTLGALSAGVLAAAMVATLSPAQAAQAADEAGGLREIDPGAADLRSAETFEDGRYIVLLTQPSIAAYDGGTPGLAPTKAAPGESLRTGTSAFGDYRSFLARQQRSTASAVGAEVVRSYTVATNGFATELSAEQAAELSADKDVYAVLPVEARSIDARDNSASFLGMYGKRGVWKKQAGSQRGAGSGIVVGDLDTGIWPENPSFTGDPLSVTPTGPWDATVDPLGTTTMRKSDGGTFRGACETGEEFAVADCSTKLIGARAYPDTFVDSVPEDEYSPAEFLSPRDGGGHGSHTASTAAGNVVRGVTVDGIDFGEVTGMVPGASIASYKVCWEDTDPDTGGCYTDAILAAIDDAVRDGVDVINFSISGALETVVDPVEIAFAGAADAGVFVAASAGNSGPTASTVAHNSPWLTTVASSTYRNFEGTVELGDGSTYLGAMVDREGLPAQTPLVDAADAVAAGADPGEAALCGPDTLDDAAVDGSVVLCLRGTYDRVAKSAEVERAGGVAMILVNPAASSLDADLHAVPTVHLPDTALPAVSAYLDTAETPTAALLPGNESEEASAPLPVVSGYSSRGPALANDSDILKPDIAAPGQSVLAAVAPPSNSDRDFDLYSGTSMAAPHIAGLGALLMAENPTWTPQMVQSAMMTTATSTRTEKGGSSRDAFAQGAGQVAPAAMDRPGLFITSTPRQWYGLLTEQGLDTGVESRAAGTVNLPSIADHAVVGSTTVTRRVTSQVAGTWRVRGRVPGFSVRAVTPTVTAPRAGVSRKVTLEFTARPGTALEQWRQGFVTLTGPTTVRMPVALRPTALEAPEVVTGTGTTGSTDVTITSGSTGEVDLATLGLAQAESTEGAVGIGESAGYCVPVADDSEVLRLDVDAADDSSDLDLVAIPTNAACSAATGPEVSSATGSADESVTVEDPESEAYAVFVDGFAAGDDGAPMAFRLDTYDLGASDTLGGFTVSPDPLPVTQGEESTYTASWTDLAADNRYLGLVRYGDTGLATTVEVSTLGGE